Proteins encoded by one window of Hyphomicrobium nitrativorans NL23:
- a CDS encoding glycoside hydrolase family 9 protein has protein sequence MVKQSMQRRGSASRFVAVAFGSLVCSIAFLGAKADAVAQVVHEITIATPSIIAIEVRDPPFESGSIEQLAHPSSSEQGTWIKVGRRWGMVIGPDRAHVRISDTPPAVYLDRAGVDDASRYGEIAGGNVTSVFRKSVPYDSGIYRGPNGDTRTGASLKHYIYLKLSQPLSEGSHTIRWPSGTLPDSEFEYAGTETRAIAIRANQNGYRATDAGKVAYLSLWLPGGPAEGAVDFREFGLKAFHIIDETGAAHFSSSIRLRSAPSDPEPGNGLPAPLLEYPSASQSAIRIDGMDAAAPFTVRAQNHGFSPGQRIWLDGFAGSTAQFNGFVTVGDVTTDTFTLGELPSSSPAPNSFGPPVALPVHSANRAGTFVFELDFGSWTPKAEGAYRILIPGLGVSDAFEVRDDVWFRAGKASIGGLYNHRSGIALDGRFGFTRPVSFRPGSQVAVRLSKLPLTWSSNFHGGFISADLGGGKPWITDEAAPDSYWGGYMDAGDWDRRIDHLDASYLLLDVYESSADALRALPLGIPKLRDVLDGDLYGEADDLPDVLHEAIWTIDFFRRLQLPDGSVRGGIESSGHPLLGTPSYLEHLTVFAYAPDEISSYRYAGVAAKLAGILDRATKPRLAEVYRSSALSAWRAAENISSNRDAVYAEPRSLAEASGQFASTSWDVHAESLTQIAAEHRVAAAGSLFRLTGEDEYREIFEAGWAGEVEPYIHKADGAWEYYRAPHSTVNAGLRDRISALFTASAKLIVDGQNSFAYPSMKHPFSPIGWGQGLAPDYNQSQLLIRAHQIANDGDILRTMQVASAHILGANQVGLSFTTGLGHRNIKHPLHVDHLAMGVQVPDGITIYGWAPQADTSHEWLFGPPWTPLPISGTEEGAQGRRVSPNRFAMPFYEYLIEHPLLIMQQEYTVHQTIGTTAGVWLYLHAHGGEASSPERRSP, from the coding sequence ATGGTCAAGCAGAGCATGCAACGAAGAGGTTCCGCATCGCGGTTCGTGGCCGTTGCGTTCGGTTCGCTCGTTTGCTCGATCGCTTTTCTGGGTGCGAAGGCCGATGCCGTCGCCCAAGTCGTTCATGAAATAACGATTGCTACGCCCAGTATCATCGCGATCGAGGTGAGGGATCCTCCGTTCGAATCCGGGAGCATCGAGCAACTCGCGCACCCTAGCAGCAGTGAGCAGGGCACCTGGATCAAGGTCGGACGCCGGTGGGGTATGGTGATCGGTCCCGACCGCGCGCACGTGCGGATTTCAGACACCCCTCCGGCGGTGTATTTGGATCGCGCAGGCGTTGACGATGCTTCTCGCTATGGGGAAATCGCGGGCGGCAACGTCACGTCCGTCTTTCGCAAGTCGGTCCCTTATGATTCAGGTATCTACCGAGGTCCCAACGGGGATACGCGGACGGGTGCAAGCCTGAAGCATTACATCTATCTAAAGCTGTCTCAGCCGCTGTCCGAAGGATCGCATACGATTCGTTGGCCGTCCGGCACCCTGCCCGACAGCGAGTTCGAGTACGCCGGCACAGAGACGCGTGCTATCGCCATTCGTGCCAATCAGAACGGCTATAGGGCGACGGACGCTGGAAAGGTTGCATACCTTTCGCTGTGGTTGCCTGGAGGGCCGGCTGAGGGAGCCGTCGACTTCAGAGAATTTGGCCTCAAAGCGTTTCACATCATCGATGAGACAGGTGCAGCGCATTTCTCGTCTTCGATAAGACTTCGCTCGGCTCCGTCCGATCCGGAGCCGGGCAACGGACTTCCTGCTCCGCTGCTGGAGTATCCGAGCGCGTCCCAGTCCGCGATCCGCATCGACGGAATGGATGCTGCGGCGCCGTTCACGGTGCGCGCGCAAAATCACGGATTCTCCCCGGGACAGCGGATCTGGCTGGATGGCTTCGCTGGGTCTACGGCGCAGTTCAACGGGTTTGTGACCGTTGGTGACGTCACAACGGACACCTTTACGCTCGGTGAGCTGCCCAGCAGCAGTCCAGCGCCCAACTCCTTTGGTCCTCCGGTTGCGCTTCCCGTTCACAGTGCCAATCGTGCCGGCACATTCGTTTTCGAACTCGATTTCGGGAGCTGGACGCCAAAAGCGGAGGGCGCATACCGCATCCTAATTCCGGGTCTCGGCGTATCCGACGCGTTCGAGGTTCGTGACGACGTTTGGTTCCGCGCAGGAAAAGCGTCGATCGGCGGGCTCTACAATCATAGAAGCGGCATCGCGCTCGACGGGCGTTTCGGTTTCACCCGCCCGGTGTCCTTCCGCCCCGGTTCGCAAGTTGCCGTTCGGTTGTCGAAACTCCCGCTGACATGGAGTTCCAATTTTCATGGCGGCTTCATTTCCGCCGATCTGGGCGGCGGGAAGCCGTGGATCACCGACGAAGCGGCGCCCGACAGCTACTGGGGCGGTTACATGGATGCTGGCGACTGGGATCGCCGCATCGATCATCTGGACGCGAGCTATCTGTTGCTCGACGTCTACGAGAGTTCTGCCGATGCGTTGCGCGCGTTGCCTCTCGGGATTCCGAAGTTACGCGATGTGTTGGACGGCGACCTTTACGGGGAGGCCGACGATCTGCCGGATGTGCTTCACGAGGCAATCTGGACAATCGACTTTTTTCGCCGGTTGCAATTGCCCGACGGCAGCGTTCGTGGCGGGATAGAGAGTTCCGGGCATCCCCTGCTGGGAACGCCCAGTTATCTGGAGCACCTGACGGTCTTCGCTTATGCGCCCGATGAGATCTCGTCGTATCGGTATGCGGGAGTTGCAGCTAAGCTTGCGGGGATTCTGGACCGGGCAACCAAGCCTCGGTTGGCCGAGGTCTATCGAAGCAGCGCGCTGTCTGCCTGGCGAGCGGCCGAAAATATCAGCAGCAATCGAGACGCTGTCTATGCGGAGCCACGATCCTTGGCGGAGGCGAGTGGTCAGTTCGCGTCAACATCATGGGATGTGCATGCGGAGAGCTTGACGCAAATCGCCGCCGAGCATCGGGTTGCAGCCGCTGGGTCTCTGTTTCGTCTGACCGGCGAGGACGAGTACCGAGAAATTTTCGAAGCCGGCTGGGCCGGTGAGGTGGAGCCTTACATTCACAAGGCGGATGGAGCGTGGGAGTACTATCGCGCCCCGCATTCGACGGTGAATGCCGGCCTCCGCGACCGTATTTCCGCGCTGTTCACCGCTTCGGCGAAACTCATCGTGGATGGACAGAATTCCTTCGCTTATCCCAGCATGAAGCATCCGTTTTCCCCGATCGGCTGGGGGCAAGGTCTCGCTCCGGATTACAATCAAAGCCAGCTCTTGATCCGCGCGCACCAGATCGCCAACGATGGAGACATCCTGCGCACGATGCAGGTGGCATCAGCGCATATTCTCGGCGCCAATCAAGTCGGCCTCAGCTTTACGACGGGGCTAGGCCATCGGAACATCAAGCATCCTCTCCACGTCGATCATCTCGCGATGGGCGTCCAGGTGCCTGACGGGATCACGATCTATGGGTGGGCGCCTCAGGCCGATACCTCCCACGAGTGGCTTTTCGGGCCACCGTGGACACCGTTGCCAATCAGCGGAACGGAAGAGGGTGCACAGGGCCGGAGGGTTTCCCCAAATCGCTTTGCCATGCCCTTCTACGAATATTTAATCGAGCATCCATTACTGATTATGCAGCAGGAATATACGGTGCATCAAACGATCGGCACGACCGCGGGGGTGTGGCTTTATCTGCACGCGCATGGCGGGGAAGCCTCTTCGCCAGAGAGACGGTCGCCCTAA
- a CDS encoding O-antigen ligase family protein has translation MRLPADFLARDMQRPMKYVALFIGLVGIVPLTLFLRGNPAARNHFWLLLGVIPFIIKVVPLFDLALITWHDFWFGFVPGLQVSAIDLIAIALYFTVRHQTNSIRYHFPFLLYLTAISLSVFQADEPLAAVFYLWQCLRIYFFTIVIAKACTDEAVPMQLLKGLAIGIAIQFFVVIYQKFGLKLIQPTGTFIHQNTLGLIMHLVVMPHFALLLRGQRQILSALTPMWGLTVAALIASRAALGFAVMGVLATYFLSSLRRWSTRKALVGLGGVLIAAVLVPVAISSLEKRFDAAPLMEDEYDERAAFNRTALSMLAAKPFGVGANHYAYAGKKYGYSIRAGVVPFEGNLNNIVHNAYYLNAAEAGYLGLVAFTILMLYPIWIALRYSWMARGDPRGDLLLGLGMGLATVAAHSLLEYVVVVQEVQYVLAMVVGMIFGVAHQIRISRSEGARAPRSGVLRGPVGGQAIR, from the coding sequence ATGCGCCTGCCTGCCGATTTCCTTGCTCGGGACATGCAGCGTCCGATGAAGTACGTCGCGCTTTTCATAGGTCTTGTCGGTATCGTACCCCTCACTCTTTTTCTGAGAGGAAACCCGGCCGCGCGTAATCACTTCTGGCTTCTGCTCGGTGTCATTCCCTTCATCATCAAAGTCGTGCCGCTGTTCGATCTTGCGCTGATCACGTGGCATGATTTCTGGTTCGGCTTCGTTCCGGGTCTTCAAGTCTCGGCGATCGATCTCATCGCCATCGCCCTTTATTTTACGGTGAGGCACCAGACCAACAGCATCCGCTATCATTTTCCGTTTTTGCTTTATTTGACAGCCATATCGCTGTCGGTGTTTCAGGCGGACGAGCCTCTCGCAGCCGTATTCTACTTGTGGCAATGCCTGAGAATTTACTTCTTCACGATCGTCATCGCGAAGGCTTGCACGGACGAGGCCGTCCCGATGCAATTGCTGAAAGGCTTGGCCATCGGTATCGCGATCCAGTTCTTCGTGGTGATCTACCAGAAGTTCGGCTTGAAGCTGATCCAGCCCACGGGCACGTTCATTCACCAGAATACGCTGGGTTTGATCATGCACTTGGTGGTGATGCCGCACTTTGCGCTTCTGTTGCGCGGCCAACGTCAGATCCTGAGCGCTCTCACTCCAATGTGGGGACTGACTGTTGCCGCGCTCATCGCGTCGCGCGCCGCGCTCGGCTTCGCGGTCATGGGCGTTTTAGCGACCTACTTCCTTTCATCGCTCCGCCGTTGGTCCACCCGGAAGGCGTTGGTGGGTCTTGGCGGCGTGCTGATTGCGGCGGTGTTGGTGCCGGTCGCTATTTCCTCACTTGAGAAAAGGTTCGATGCAGCCCCGCTCATGGAGGACGAGTATGACGAGCGTGCAGCGTTTAATCGCACGGCTCTTTCCATGCTCGCGGCCAAGCCATTCGGAGTTGGAGCCAATCATTATGCGTATGCCGGTAAGAAGTACGGCTACTCCATTCGGGCGGGCGTCGTTCCGTTTGAAGGAAACCTCAACAACATCGTTCACAACGCCTACTATCTCAACGCTGCGGAGGCCGGCTATCTGGGCCTCGTGGCGTTCACGATCCTGATGCTCTACCCGATCTGGATCGCGCTTCGATATAGCTGGATGGCGCGCGGGGATCCGCGCGGCGATCTCTTGCTCGGGCTGGGCATGGGGCTGGCGACTGTAGCCGCGCACTCTCTTCTGGAATACGTCGTCGTCGTGCAGGAGGTGCAGTATGTTTTAGCCATGGTCGTCGGGATGATATTTGGCGTTGCGCATCAAATCAGGATCTCTCGTAGCGAGGGGGCGAGGGCCCCGAGATCGGGTGTCCTTCGTGGCCCGGTCGGCGGTCAAGCCATCCGATAG
- a CDS encoding class I SAM-dependent methyltransferase yields MRVIDLGGAPMIWQFIDVPLEITLLNIEFSETAAAEARRYSQHKFHFLEGDACDNDLPTQSFDLAFSNSVIEHVGDEARRAAFAHHVRRLAPKYWVQTPAKYFPIEAHNGMPFWWYYPESLRQRLIRSWRAELPAWTEMIEGTTLVERKELQTIFPDSRIFTERVFGIPKSYAAFRTDRG; encoded by the coding sequence ATGAGGGTGATCGACCTCGGCGGCGCTCCGATGATTTGGCAATTTATCGATGTTCCCCTTGAGATCACACTGCTGAACATTGAGTTTTCCGAGACGGCTGCTGCGGAGGCTCGCCGCTACAGTCAGCATAAGTTTCATTTTCTCGAAGGCGATGCGTGCGACAACGATTTGCCGACGCAGAGCTTCGATCTCGCGTTTTCCAACAGTGTCATCGAGCATGTTGGAGATGAGGCCCGGAGAGCTGCTTTTGCGCATCATGTGCGGCGGCTCGCTCCAAAGTACTGGGTCCAGACGCCTGCGAAGTATTTTCCGATCGAGGCTCATAACGGAATGCCATTCTGGTGGTATTACCCCGAGTCGTTGAGGCAGAGATTGATCCGGAGTTGGCGGGCTGAGCTGCCCGCTTGGACGGAAATGATCGAGGGAACGACGCTCGTCGAGCGGAAGGAGCTTCAGACCATTTTTCCGGATTCCAGGATTTTCACGGAACGCGTATTCGGCATTCCGAAATCCTATGCAGCTTTTCGAACTGACCGAGGGTAA
- a CDS encoding glycosyltransferase: protein MTPISEQSFDGVSGRRVLYLTTVLPHGRQSGGEICSMNFIEALQNAGCQVDVVGYEREDRSAPVPLPAGFSSPRRLVIESAQSPTRSALWMARAIVNARPFSVQKYVTKEMADLVRRKLRSNRWDLVIIDHVQAAWMVAAIPDDLPVAYVAHNIEHRLYGDYDKRVAKGLRGRAKSLAYRREARLLRHLERRTAERARAVWTLTDDDAAALRSLGGGTPVWSFSVPGQCFAHVDRFPPPSTDIGLLGSWTWDINRVGLDWFLAEVVPKLPADLTVVVGGKSRYAPGTQIGRVHFTGFVPDAGAFLRKCRVAVIPTTIGSGVQIKTIETLSLGVATVATPVAMRGLHDVPSSVRIESDAAGMSAAIQDLLQAPRGDGAEGRRWWEDRQARFQAQVKDALDDLLSAARQPPHRNR from the coding sequence ATGACGCCGATTTCTGAACAATCGTTCGACGGGGTATCGGGGCGTCGGGTGCTCTATTTAACGACGGTTCTACCGCACGGCCGACAGAGCGGCGGCGAGATCTGCTCAATGAACTTCATCGAAGCCCTGCAAAACGCCGGATGCCAGGTCGATGTCGTCGGCTACGAGAGGGAGGATCGATCGGCGCCCGTTCCCCTGCCGGCCGGGTTTTCTTCCCCAAGGCGGCTGGTGATCGAAAGCGCGCAATCTCCAACACGGTCCGCGCTCTGGATGGCGCGTGCGATAGTGAATGCACGGCCGTTCTCGGTGCAGAAGTACGTGACCAAGGAGATGGCCGATCTCGTTCGCCGCAAACTGCGCTCGAACCGATGGGACCTGGTCATTATCGACCATGTGCAGGCCGCTTGGATGGTGGCCGCCATACCCGATGACCTGCCGGTTGCATACGTCGCGCACAACATCGAACATCGGCTGTATGGCGACTATGACAAGAGGGTCGCCAAAGGCTTGCGCGGAAGGGCAAAGAGCCTAGCGTACCGGCGAGAAGCGCGGTTGTTGCGCCATCTGGAAAGGCGAACCGCAGAACGAGCGCGGGCCGTTTGGACTCTGACGGACGACGATGCGGCAGCGCTTCGATCGCTTGGGGGCGGAACGCCGGTTTGGTCGTTCAGCGTCCCGGGCCAATGTTTTGCGCATGTGGATCGGTTTCCGCCACCAAGCACCGATATCGGGCTCCTCGGGAGTTGGACTTGGGACATCAATCGGGTCGGGCTCGATTGGTTTCTTGCCGAGGTCGTTCCGAAGCTCCCGGCCGACCTCACCGTGGTTGTGGGCGGAAAAAGCCGATATGCACCTGGGACCCAAATCGGCCGCGTTCACTTCACCGGCTTTGTACCGGATGCGGGAGCGTTTCTGCGAAAGTGCCGAGTAGCGGTCATCCCGACGACGATCGGGTCCGGCGTGCAAATCAAAACCATCGAGACGTTGAGCCTTGGTGTAGCGACTGTGGCAACGCCCGTCGCGATGCGTGGCCTCCACGACGTGCCTTCTTCCGTTCGTATCGAAAGTGACGCCGCGGGAATGTCGGCGGCAATCCAAGACTTGCTCCAGGCCCCGCGTGGCGATGGTGCAGAAGGACGGCGGTGGTGGGAAGACCGGCAGGCAAGGTTCCAAGCGCAGGTCAAGGACGCGCTGGACGATCTGCTGTCGGCCGCTCGGCAGCCGCCGCATCGCAATCGTTGA